DNA from Triticum aestivum cultivar Chinese Spring chromosome 7D, IWGSC CS RefSeq v2.1, whole genome shotgun sequence:
cgatatagcggaacataaggtatcaagcacaggagccgggcaacccaactattgaccaaagacatgattcggagccaatgtatataatgctaaattcggggtgccgaaccgtactgtaaaaaagtgttcggactttgttacCGTAGTGTGGGGCGCCATGGAGCCCCTGGCAAATGgtaacgtaccaaagtgtacgggtgctacttgATAAGGTAATGAGCTAGGGCCgcagaatttgggccgcaaactattttcattgcaattttattaatacgtcaaaacgcattgatacaaatagtgcgataagcaacgtgcaatttgacatgccacaaccaagggagagttgcgtgtgggtcctgaaaacaggtagagtggtcgTTAGAGAAAACACCTAGAAATTCCCCTGTACGCTTGCGCTTCTTgtcatcttggtgtgtttatcctttgacaggaccggtGATCAGGCCATCGGGGAAAGTCTGTGGAAAAGAGGGCTAAAAAGGGGGAAGAGaaacagtgaaagtatgtgtgtccaggagcggtcaagccgtattgcggatcacaagctagttatgcctccatctatgcccatggtatcttgagtgcgtagttatgtatgcgcggtacaaatgcCGCCACTTTagtggggctgggacggaggccaaattgctaatcgagctcttgacgagccgagctgtcacACTGTAgaatagtccggaccctcttgacagtgtccgggagcttggccgctgaattgaggttctgcttgaaaaggccgctgtgtacttctgctgctaaggccacggtgtgttcctcggtacggagggaatgttccgtgtttccattgactgttatgacatcgcgtggcccgggcatcttgagcttgaggtaagcataatgaggcaccgcattgaatcgagcaaatgcggttcgtccgagcagtgcgtgatagccgctgcgaaaaggaacgatatcgaagattaactcttcgctttggaagttgtccggagatccgaagacaacctctagcgtaattgagctcgtgcagcgggcctctacacctggtatgactcctttgaaggtagtttttgtgggcttgatccgtgatgggttaatgcccattttgcgcactgtatcctgatagagcaggttcaggctgctgccgccgtccataaggactcgcgtcaggtggaatccgttaattattgggtcaaggaccaatgcggctgaaccgccatgacgaatactggtcggatggtcccgtcgatcaaaagtgatcgggcatgccgaccatggattaaattttggggcgactggctctatcgcatagacgtccctgagcacgcgcttgcgctccctcttggggatgtgtgtagcatatatcatgttcaccgttttgacctgggggggacttcttttgtccccctgtgttcggttgccggggctcctcgtcatcgtccttgctttgcgatcccttttctttgttctcggcatttaatttgccggcctgtttgaaaacgcaacaatctctgttggtatgattggctggtttatcaggggtgccatggatttggcacggacgattgagtatgcggtccaagctggatggtccccgattgtttcttttatatggcttcttccgctgaccggacttggaaccactgaatccggcattgactgtcgtgtcctcggtgttgtcaccattacttcggcgtttgtgtctgctgcgtcggagcttgccgttgctatttttggccTCGGGGGTGCCCGTGTCACTTGCTgtatttttgctacgggccagccaactatcctctcccgcacagaagcgggtcatgagtgccgtgagggctgccatggattttggcttttcctagccgaggtggcgggctagccattcgtcacggatgctatgcttaaaggccgctagggcttcggcatccggacagtcgacgatctagttccttttagttaggaacctagtccagaatttcctggctgactctccaggctgttggaccatgtgacttaagtcatcggcgtctggtggccgggcataagtaccttggaagttgtcaaggaaagcttcctccaagtcctcccagctgccaatagaattttcaggcagactgtttagccagtgccaagctggccctttgagttttagtgggaggtatttgatggcgtgaagatcatccccgcgggccatgtggatgtggagaataaaatccttgatccataccgcgggatcagttgttccctcgtatgattcgatgtttacgggtttgaacccttctgggaattcatgatccattacttcgtcagtgaagcaaagagggtgtgcggcacctctatatcgggccgcatcgtgacgtagctccgatggagtccgtttgcggttttcggctcgggcgtgactaggtttgtcgcgtccgaatagatagccgtcctcgcgtgtcagggcacgtcctcgcgatccgtagattgatcttgtatgtcctgctctactgtccaggtcttggcgaaggtcatatgtataaccccgagctgtcttatccctgcctttacggcgaggtggggcagtctggtgttcggcttgagttgttgtTTTATCCCGACCACGCAGTGGTCGGTCCGCTGCGTGATGCTGGTGCGGGTGCTgctgcctcgtcatcgaactgaggtagcaatttgcgcttcgggtaacttttggctgggcgcttaaggccgtattcctcggcttccaggatgtcggtccatctgtcattgagcaggtcttgatcagcttgaacctgccctgcttctttttcaggctcctcgcagtggctattaactgaagcttaaagcgctcctgctcgaggggttcctcaggcatgataaaatcctcgttgccgaggctcacctcctcctcggagagcggatgataactaccatcctccgagtcttcgtctatggcctgttcattggggctaacttgcccatcttcccgattgtcttgttcggCCGTTTGTTCGTTgggttcttctgtgtcttcggcaccatccggagtgttgtcgtctcctgtgccggtgttgctgtctctgCTGCGGCGCGATTTAGAGCGCCGCCGCTAACGCcagcgctttggttgtgtcttaggagggtcctccttcgctgggttttccttgtcatcgccgctattatttTTTGGCGCatctaccatgtatacgtcatatgaggaagtggccgtccatcgtccagtgaacggcgggttttgggcctcctcgtctccggcatcgtcgtccataccatcgatgtcttcggagtcgtaatcgagcgtgtcggttaggtcttcgacagtggctatgaagtgggcggtgggtgggaaacaaaattctccatcatccgcctccagctcaaaccggatataattcggctgagagtccTCCGCTAGAGATAGattctttaacgagtttagcacatcgcctaaaggtgagtgccggaagatgtctgcggcgctgaattcggcgatcgaATATGCGAACGCACATGGCTCGAAACTTATGGTCGgaaacgagtccggggttccgatgacacaggcctctcctgaggttaggtctgtgtgcggctctaacgccgCAGAGTCTGCGGCCTCCGAGGCGGGGTTGaacttcccgtccttggatggcgcgatccgctccagatctaaggccagagcggttacaggtgcgATTTCCTGAGTGTAGTCCGAtggcagatttaagtcatgttcatcgtggcgacGGGGAGCGACTGCCGCGGTCTAGAATCCATCGAATATCAAGTTTCcgtggatgtccgcgacgtagttcaagctcccgaatctgacctgatggccaggcgtagctatcgatctgctccagatggccaagcgagttggcccgcagtgcgaagccgccgaacatgaagatttgtccagggaggaaggtttccccttggacaacatcgttgtttatgattgaaggagccatcaaccttctgaggacgacacagtggaactctcaatgaaagcaccaatgtcggtgtcaaaaccggcggatctcgggtagggggtctcgaactgtgcgtctaaggtcgatggtaacaggagacaggggacacaatgtttacccaggttcgggccctctctatggaggtaataccctacttcctgcttgattgatcttgatgaatatgagtattacaagagttgatctaccacgagatcgtaatggctaaaccctaaaagtctagcctgtatgactatggtaatgagtctccctCCTCTGGACtatgtcctccggtttatatagacaccgggaggatctagggttacacaaggtcggttacagagaaaggaatctacatatttgatcaccaagcttgccttccacgccaaggagagtcccatccggacacgggtagagtcttcggtctttgtatcttcacggctcatcagtccggcccatggctaataggtcggacgcccgaggaccccttagtccaggactccctcacccggtaccctccggaacacttccggtgtccgaataccatcgtcctatatatcaatctttacctctcgaccatttcgagactcctcgtcatgtccgtgatctcatccgggacttcgaacaacattcggtcaccaaatcacataactcatataatacaaaattgtcatcgaacgttaagcatgcagaccctacgggttcgagaactatgtagacatgaccgagacacttctacagtcaataaaaaatagcggaacctggatgctcatattggctcctacgtattctacgaagatatttatcgatcgaactgttatgacaacatacgttattccctttgtccatcggtatgttacttgcccgagattcgatcgtcggtatcttcatacctagttcaatctcgttaccagcaagtctttttactcattccgtaatacatcatcctgcaactaactcattagtcactttgcttgcaaggcttcttatgatgtatattactgagagggcccagagatacctctcggatactcggagtgacaaatcctaatctcgatctatgccaacccaacaaacactttcggagatacctgtagagcatctttataatcacccggttacgttgtgacgtttgatagcacacaagttattcctccggtatccggaagttgcataatctcatagtcaaaggaatatgtatatgacgtgaagaaagcaatagcaataaaactgaacgatcaatatgctatgctaacgcatgggtcttgtccatcacatcattctcctaatgatgtgatcccgttcatcaaatgacaacacatgtctatggttaggaaacttaaccatctttgattaacgagctagtctagtagaggtttactagggacacagtgttttgtctatgtatccacacatgtgtcaagtttccggttaatacaattctagcatgaataataaacatttattatgatataaggaaatataaaataacaactttattattgcctctagggcatatttccgaagCCTCAAAATGTATATGGGGACGAGGATGCGTCCGTCACGTCAGACTGACGACAGGGCCCCGAGCCAAATCTCTTGAAGACGTCCCCGATCTGCCCTCTTCCTTTCCTCTTTTCTGCCTCGTCCACACATATGCCATCGTAGCTCTGCCGTCATACCCAACCCACAACGCAGtcaccggaggcccaacccacaaCGCCGCCGAGCATGCCGCCATCGGACAAGTTCGCTGGCACCGGAAGCCGCCCCGGTACGTGCAACTCCTCCGGACAAGTTCAAGTCCGTCTCGCGGAACAAGAAGCGAAGCGTGTTGTCGATTTTCTTGAAATGCATCGACAACTTCGAGATCAACTGGGGCATATGGAACTTCTCAATAATCTTGTAGAGCATATGTGGATCCACACTAGAAATCACTGAACTATTCTTTATGTTTCAATTAAGCACCGTGAACAAATTTTATGTTCGGGTTATGTATTTTTTAACGAATAATTTTTATTTATGTGTGTAGAGCGCTGTCGACGTATAAGAGGACGGATTTGCAAAATGCTCTAACAATTCCGAAAAGAAAACTGTGCAAGGGACGAAGGAATTATTGAGATAATCTAAACGTGACTGACAACTGGGCCTCGAAACCTGTGGGGGCCATCCTCCGTCAAACGGACAAGTTGCGGCCTTGCGGGTCCCTCGAAATTCAGTCACGGTGCCCCAACGGCGACACGCCAATACTAGCCAAAGATTCCCATGGGGCACCTTGCGCCCGTCCAACCTCTCCGGTAATCGCCAAATCGAGCAAAGCCATCCCATCGCCGACGGCGAAGCCCGAACCGGGGCGGAGCCCGATACCTAGCCAATCGCCGCCCACAATGCGTCACATCCTCCTCGTTCTCGCGGCCGCCGCGGcggtcgtcgtcgccggcgccgagccCGTCCTCCGCCAGGTCACGGACTTCCCCACCGCCGTGTCCTCGGGCGTCTCCGACGCGGACGCGCTCTTCTGCGACAGCTGGAGGCTGTCGGTGGAGACGGCCAACGCGGGTCCCTGGCGCACCGTGCCGGCGCGCTGCGGGGCGTCCGTGCGCGCGTACATGGAGGGCGAGCGCTACGCGTCCGACTCCGCCGTCGCGGCCGCCGAATCCCTCGCCTTCGCTGCGCAGGCATTCGCGTCGGGCGTGGGGGGAGCCATGCCGGCGTGGGTGTTCGACGTCGACGAGACGCTGCTCTCCAACGCACCCTACTACGCCGTCAGCGGATGGGGGTAATTGACCCCCGACCCCGGCTCTGTTTTCTCCGATTACATTGATTGTGCGTGCTCGGATTAATCAGTCGCTGTTATTGGCTCCTGCATTTGAGATTGGCAATTCATTGGATTCTATGAGAATTTGTGTGAACCCATAACTACCTTAAGAATTTGTGAGTAGGTTTTAGATCTTTCGTCTCAAGTATTGTTTGATAGCTTGTGTTCTTAAGTTTATAGGTGTAAATTTGTCTGAAGCCTGACAAAACAGCACCTGACTGGTAGCCTGTTCTCTTGAGCGTTTGCAGATTTGTCTCTTACGGAAGGACAGCATAATCACATTTCTTCCGTTTGCAATCTTGTTTCACCTGAAGGGCATGAACATCATTGCCCGAGCTACACCTTCATTGCAAGAAACAAACTATAGTAGGGTTATCTGCATTTTGTTTGAAAAAGAAAACAGGGCTCAAATAACTAACTGGAAACCACATTTTAGCAACAAAATTATCAACATCTAAGCCTATTAAATTAAGTGTTGGATTTCACAGCAATCTGGCTCGACTTTCTGGCTCTTCTAGCAAACGCATGCTGCAGACAGCAAGATTATATCCCCTCCTTTCCTTTTCGAAGCAACGATCTCCACATTTATTCCTCTTTTCTTCTTCAGAGCCACCCAAACATCAGCGGCGCCTTATCTTTCTGCTCAAAATTCTCAATGTCCATCACCAGCAATTCGAAGTCATGGTGAAGCAATCTCCAGTTTCTTAGCAACCGGGTTAGTGTGGGCTGTAGAACCTACAGTAATATCCAAGGAGTATGATTGAAACATGTATCATTTCTTAATTTCCAAATTTTCCAAAAGGGCAGATGATGCGATAATATTAAGGATATTCTACTTTGTAGTTTCTATTGATAAAAATTGCTACATCATTTTTTCACAGCTCCACTGATTTTGCAGATTACAGGAATTCAACGAGACCTCATTTGATGCATGGGTAGACATAGCGAAAGCACCTGCATTACCATCTAGCTTGAAACTGTACAATGAACTGCAAGGACTTGGTTTCCATATTATCCTCTTGACTGGGCGAAGTGAATTGCAGCGAAATGCTACAGAGGAAAATCTCTTGTTTGCGGGCTACCATTCATGGGAAAAACTCATACTGAGGTATTTGCCTGCTGCAACTCATGTATCAAATGACTATCTTTTTGCATAAGACGCCATCTTGCTTGGATCCAAGAAGTTTCTGGAAGACCCTAGTTTCCAAATAATATCCTTGGAGATGGTCACTCAGTATGGTATGAACTTCAGGAGGCTTCCCCGAAAACAACTTGTTATTAAGTCAACTTGTTATTCCAGCTAACTatagtacaaagttatactaaagttgagacacttattttgggacagagggagtactagttagaGTTTGATCCAAACAATCTTAGCCATTTGTCTTGTTCATAATATGTAATCACCAGATCCAAGGACTTAAGAATTAGCTGGAATCCTACCTCCTAATCTCTCCTCCAATAATGGTATATTTTGTAGCTGGTTCAAAATAATAAATCCCCTAACCAATCAAGTATCGACATGTTAATTCTAGGTACATAGCTCATGATTTAGTGTAGGTTTAATGCTTATTCTTTCTTCCTATGATTGGTTTACATGATATAAAGTAACTTCAATAATGAGTACTTACATTGTAAATATAGTTTGACCCATGCATTATTATAATTTCTAGTACAACATATATTGCGGTAAATGTGCACTGCACGCGGATGATTGTTACTTTGCTAGTCCATAGAAAGCTCCCAGTGAATTGTGTCACAATTTAACTTCTAGCAATGTGTTGAATGATGTTCAATGTAAGGAGTGTTGCCAAAATTCTATCAAACATAGAACTCTGCTGTACTTTGATTTTCTATATTGCCATTGtaatgatttttttattatttagaATTGTTAGTGGATCATTTTGAAGTTAGGCTGTATACCATCTTTCTCCGACTTTGAGTTGCATATAATGCGGCTATGAAAAAGAGAGGTCGTACAGTCTACAGTGTAACCATCTAGTTTTATCTAAGTTTTCTTTTCCCATTTTTTACTTGTGCTTGTGCTCTCACTGTACACAAAAGGAAAGTACAGGCATTAAAAAGAATTACTCCATTTTGTACCATAGCCAGTTTGTATTAATCGGAAGTATACACATGCTGCAGGCAAATCTCTGATATTGGCAAGACCGCTGTGCAGTACAAATCAGAGAGGCGAGCTGCAATGGAAGCGGAAGGATTCAAGATACTTGGAAACTCTGGGGATCAATGGAGTGACCTGATAGGATTGCCAATGGCAACGAGATCCTTTAAGCTTCCAAATCCAATGTACTTCATCAGTTGATTCTATTGGCGGCGCTGGAGAAAATAGCTATTCTTCTTGTACAACACTACAACCATTTTTATGGCCCCACTCCCAAAGTTGTTTAAGTTGGCGGCCTTAATTTGTAAAGAATTCTTGAATCAATCACGTCAGTCGCTGGTTGGGTACCAGTGAATTTGCCACTGATGTCTATGGATATATTGCTCAGAAGTGCATGGTTTGTGTGTTGTGCCCGAGAGGATTGGTGATACAAGTTCAAAAATTGCACCACAAGTTGTACTGAGATCTACAGATGAGATTTCAGTTAAATAAACATCACATTGTGCTGGACTACATTAAGCTTTGTTGATTACTGCTAACTGAAAGTGCCAAACGTTGTATATTCAGACACTGCTAACTAACCAAATGTCTGAATATGCATTGTGCTGGGTCACATAGACTCTGTTTATTACAATAATGGGTTTGTGTTGTCAGGACAGTCTCAGCAAGTTGTCCTCAGAATCACCGAGCATATGCAGTTATCACTAATATTGGTCACGGATGAAAATAGAAGCAAAACATGCTCCCAAGAACTTCAGTTGCAGAAATCTCTACTGGCAGACGAAGACATGGAATCTGGGGGTACTCTTTCTGCCTCCGGTGCCTTTAGCTAGCAGAAACATTATCTCGCCCCATGTTACAAAACCTTGCATTGCCTTTCTTTAGCTAGCAGAAATCTCTGCTGCACAGCTCTTTCTTGCTCTGGTACGCAGGTGGTTTACCGCTTCTGTGCGGAAAGCCCCTGCTCCATGCTCTTGACGGCTCCCGGCCCGATGAGCCCCTCGGCGCCGTCTTCTTCGTTATCGTCTTGCTGCGAGGCCCTGGAACGTGAAGCGAAATCGACGAACGGCTCGCCTTCCTGCCGGTGTGGGCGGTGGTCTTCTTTGCGAGATCTTGCAAGCATTTGACGTCGGAAAGAGATGTGAAGGACTGGGACTTCCCTTTGTAGTACTTTGACAGCCCTGTCCTGTGAGAAGTTAATTGTTTATTTTGTCAGTTTTGATTTGGTTGGGTTGGGAACAAGTATGCTGTGGGTTTGGACGTCGGTCCACGCACCTGACGGGAAGGTGCGCCAGCAGCGGCGACAGCTCGTAGAGAGGCCCGCCGCCTCCCCCGTCCAGCCGCATTGCgtccgacggcggcgacggcgtagGATCACCCGCCACCAGGGAGGACtctgcgtcgtcgtcgtcgtctgtcAGGCTCGACATGATCGACGAGCACAGCGATCCGCTGGACGCGCCGGAATCCAAGCTGGCCACCATCGACTCGGCGTCGGCGGCGCCGGGGACAACGTCTTCACCTCCTCGACGTCGTCCGCCTACACGGAACTCGCCCATGAAGCCCTGGCCTAACAACACATGAACCAAGTAGGCAACAAAATGCGCAGTGTGCTATCGCCACAGGTGGAAGAGGAGCAGGCCATCTTGGTCCTGCTTATATGTGCAAGAAGATCGCGAGGAGCCAGGGGGTGATGGGCTGGATGGATAACGGCGGTGGAAATGGAAAGGAGAACGGACAGAGAGAGAATTGCGGGATATGCATGGCACTAAAGGTTTCCGTGGGCGCAACGCCAGAATTCTGAACCCCTGGTGGTCAGACTGGATGGGTGAGGAAGGTGGAAAAGGAAGGCGATCGTCGTCATCCAAATCCGAGTTTCGGCACGTATCGCTCCTCGACAGACGGTCGGATCGATGGATGCTCGTCGCCAACGCTCCTGTGGGCCGTCGGATCAAGGAGCGCCCATACATAACGCGCGCGTAGGAGTTGAACTGATTAAATGGGAGTGGTTAATTGCTAATTAGGGTAGGGATAAACATTGCATTTAAAGGCTAGGTGTGCCAAGAGTGCGCGTGGGGATAATTAAGGCTTGTGCATGCGTGTGCGTCTCCATTGTGGATGTGATCGGCACTGTACAAGTTCGGAAAGTCTTCTCTCGCCACGATTAGCTGCCAAAAAATGGAAAGTCTTATCTCAGCACCATCAACTGCTAAGAAATGGAAAGTTTGAATGGTTAGGAGGCAGTGGTATCCCAATCCCATAAGGATTAAGTCATGATGCTCACATTatactggatttatttcaggatttctgacGGTACGcgttcagtgagaggagacgttcctACGGTGACTTCGTCAATCTAAAAATGGTATGTCGGCCCAGTCTTTCCaaagtgctcataggggtagggctCCATGTATTTGTTTATAGGGATAAGTGCatgtgcgtatatatgagcgcCTGCGTTTGTACCGTGTTCTATAAAAAGCACGAGAAGCTGGGGCGACAAACACATAGACACCTTATGCgccagtttttttttttgagagagaaaccTTATGCGCCAGTTGGGGAACACCTCCTGCTAATGGGCCGGTCAAATAAAAAAGTTGAGCGCTACCTCAATTCCTAGTTCGCTCGCCCAAAAAAAGGTTTCATGGTTTGTTCGCCTTTTTATTTCCTTGGTTTACTTGGTTCACAAGGTTCCTAGTTAAGGGCTCTTTGATTAAAGGAACTTCATAGGATTTTTGAAGGGTTAGAGTCTTTATAATTTTTTTTTTCTACGTTAGTTTGATTCATACTGAAGGGTTAGAGTCCttataattttttttctacgtTACTTTGATTCATACGATTGAATCCTACAGAATTTTTTCCTAAGAGATCATGTGTACTATTGAAAATGTAGTATCCACTATAACCTCCTTTTACAATTCCTTTATTTTTCCTGTCGAACCAAACACTCTATGCCAATCtcataggattcaagtgggcatgccacttTAATCCTGTATTTTTCATATTCCTGCGTTTTgagaatcctatgaatcaaagagagCCTTAGCCAGCTCACTATTGACCATTGACCGGGGGCATAGTGCCCATTGACTCTTCGAAAAGTTCATACAATTCAAAAATTGAGAaactaaaaaaatcatgaatttgataaACAATCATGCAATAAAAAATTCATGATATTAGAGAAAGTTCACAAAGTTTTTAAAAAgttaatgaatttgaaaaaaaatcacaaaacttGACAAAATCTCGGGAATTCAGACGAATCTAATAAATATTTATAATTTTAAAAAAGCTTCAATAAATtaagaaaaagttcatgaaatgtCTTAAAATTTTGGgaactttaaaaatgttcatcaatttcgaaaaaaagttcacaaatt
Protein-coding regions in this window:
- the LOC123166419 gene encoding acid phosphatase 1 isoform X1 — encoded protein: MRHILLVLAAAAAVVVAGAEPVLRQVTDFPTAVSSGVSDADALFCDSWRLSVETANAGPWRTVPARCGASVRAYMEGERYASDSAVAAAESLAFAAQAFASGVGGAMPAWVFDVDETLLSNAPYYAVSGWGATQTSAAPYLSAQNSQCPSPAIRSHGEAISSFLATGLQEFNETSFDAWVDIAKAPALPSSLKLYNELQGLGFHIILLTGRSELQRNATEENLLFAGYHSWEKLILRQISDIGKTAVQYKSERRAAMEAEGFKILGNSGDQWSDLIGLPMATRSFKLPNPMYFIS
- the LOC123166419 gene encoding acid phosphatase 1 isoform X2, yielding MRHILLVLAAAAAVVVAGAEPVLRQVTDFPTAVSSGVSDADALFCDSWRLSVETANAGPWRTVPARCGASVRAYMEGERYASDSAVAAAESLAFAAQAFASGVGGAMPAWVFDVDETLLSNAPYYAVSGWGLQEFNETSFDAWVDIAKAPALPSSLKLYNELQGLGFHIILLTGRSELQRNATEENLLFAGYHSWEKLILRQISDIGKTAVQYKSERRAAMEAEGFKILGNSGDQWSDLIGLPMATRSFKLPNPMYFIS
- the LOC123166420 gene encoding uncharacterized protein, translating into MGEFRVGGRRRGGEDVVPGAADAESMVASLDSGASSGSLCSSIMSSLTDDDDDAESSLVAGDPTPSPPSDAMRLDGGGGGPLYELSPLLAHLPVRTGLSKYYKGKSQSFTSLSDVKCLQDLAKKTTAHTGRKASRSSISLHVPGPRSKTITKKTAPRGSSGREPSRAWSRGFPHRSGKPPAYQSKKELCSRDFC